A segment of the Parasphingopyxis algicola genome:
TTCGTCGCTGTCCTTGAACTTGATCTTTGCGAGCTTGGCCGCCTTGCGCTCGATGACCGGCCCGGTCTTTCGCGTGAGCCGGTCGAGCTCATAGTCATGGAAAACCATCGCCACGCCATCCTTGCTGACCTGGACATCGGTTTCGATGCCATGACCTGCGGCGATCGCCGCTTCGAAGGCGGCGCGGCTGTTCTCGACGACGCCGGCCCCGTGCAGCCCGCGATGGGCGAAGGGCGCACGCGTCAGAAAGCCGAGATCAGCCATCGGACACCGCGACGATGGCATCGATCTCGACCGCGACGCCGAGCGGCAGGACCGGCACGCCGACCGCGCTGCGCGCATGGCGGCCCGGCTCGCCGAAAATTTCCTGCATCAGTTCGGACGCGCCATTGGCAACCTTGGCCTGATCGGTGAAGCGGCCGTCGGAATTGACGAATACGCCGAGCTTCACGATCCGCTCGACCCGGTCCAGATCGCCGAGCGCCGCCTTCATCTGCGCGACCAGCATCACCGCGCATGCGCGCGCCGCTTTCTGGCCATAGGCCACATCGCGATCCTCGCCGAGGCGGCCGAGCATCAGATCGCCATTATCGTCGAACGGCAGCTGGCCGGAGATATGGAGGAACCCGCCCTGCTCGACCGCCGGCACATAGGCGGCAACGGGCGCCGCGGGCTCGGGAAGCGTGAGGCCGATTTCGGTTAGCCGTGCCTCGATTTCGCCGCTCATGCCGATTCTCCTTCCGTGATCCGATCAATAATCCAGTGCTGGGCCTCGTGCCAGTCGTC
Coding sequences within it:
- a CDS encoding RidA family protein, whose product is MSGEIEARLTEIGLTLPEPAAPVAAYVPAVEQGGFLHISGQLPFDDNGDLMLGRLGEDRDVAYGQKAARACAVMLVAQMKAALGDLDRVERIVKLGVFVNSDGRFTDQAKVANGASELMQEIFGEPGRHARSAVGVPVLPLGVAVEIDAIVAVSDG